The following is a genomic window from Aeromonas sp. FDAARGOS 1405.
TCAAACAGGATCGGTGTCTGGGTGATCAAAATGGAAAGGCCGAGCGCCGTGACCAGCGCATAGATACCAACCCCGAGGCCGTGGCCAAGCGCAGTAGCGACGCCATGCCCCTGCCCGCCCTGCACCGTGTTGCGGATGATCAGCGCCAGACTCGGCCCCGGGCTGATGGCCCCCATCACGCAGATTGCGGCCAGTGCCAGCCAACTCGTCAGTTCCATGCTTTTCCTCTTTTGTGCTCGATATGATGACCTGCACTCAGGGTACGGGCTGAGCCATTATGCCAGTAGTGAAAGTTATGAATAGATTCCATAACCCATGGCTATAACGCCACACAACCGACTGCGGCTAACCGCCGAGATCGAGCAGCTTGCGACTCTCGCCAACGGTGCGTTGCAGATGATCCCGCAGGAAGGGGTAGGCCAGCTCGCGAAACCAGCGGTGGGCTGGATCCTGATGGTGGCGCTGATGCCACAGCAGATGATACTGCTGGTCGCGGGTAGCAAAGGGCAGATCGACAAAGGTGAGCTCATGGCCACAGGAGAGCTGCCAGGCGATATGGGCCGGGGTGGTCATCAGGCAATCGGTGCGCAGCAACACCTCCACTGCCGCCTGAAAGAAGGGAACTCTGGCAAACCAGCGCCGACTCAGTCCCTGCGGCGCCAACACCTGCTCCACCGGGCTGTCCTTGTCGCCTCCCCCGCTCACCTGCAGGTGAGGCCAGGCGAGATAGTCATCGAGACTCAGCGCCTTGCCCGCCAGCGGGTGGTGACGTCCCATCAACACCGCCAGCCGATCTTCCCCCTGATGCAGACCACGGATCTGATCCGGTACCTGCTCGGTGATGGTGGAGACCAGATCCAGCTCGGACTGCCACAACTGCGGCAGCTGACGCTTGTCCCACAGGCTGTACTCCAGCGCCGCCAACGGCGCCTCTTTGGCGAGCGCGGCACAGATATCGGGCAGGATATGCTGGGCCACATAATCGGAGGAGGCGAGCCGAAATACCCGCTCGCAGCGGCTCGGGTCAAATCCGGGCGCCTCGTAGAGCCGCTCCAGCGCACCGAGAGAATCCGCCAGCTGGGCGGCCAACAGTTCGGCCCGTGGCGTCAGCAGCCAGCGTTGCCCCTCCCGCACCAGCAACTCGTCATCAAACTCGCTGCGCAACTGGGCAAGCTGCTTGCTGATGGAGGGCTGACTCAGGTGCAACAGCTCGGCGGCGCGGCTGATATTGCGGGTCTCCAGCAGCACCTTGAGGGTCGGCAACAAGTTGAGATTGGCTCTGAGCAAGGAGATACCCTCATCGGTGGTGAAACGCCTATCTTAGGGCAGATGAGTCCCGCGTTTTAAGCAAAATTTCCAGCCATGTTCCGCGCGTTGCAGCCCTTTGCGACCAGATGGCACAGCTGAGCCCCCTGCACATAACCATGACCACAAGATGACAGTGGTTGTCTCGTACGGCATAATTGCACGATTTTCCGCCCGCGGGCGATCCACTTGAGAAGCGGTAACAAGATGAAATACGCCAATATCACCGGCTGGGGCAAATGCCTGCCTCCCTCCGTGCTGACCAACGACGACCTCAGCACCATCATGGATACATCAGACGAGTGGATCTATCCGCGCACCGGCATCAAGGCCCGCCGGATCTCCCATGTCAGCACCTCGGATCTCGCCACCCTGGCCGGTCGCCGCGCACTGGCCTGCGCCGGTCTGGAAGCCAGCGATCTCGATGGCATCATCCTGGCCACCGCCACCCCGGACAACCTGCTGCCAAGTGCCGCCTCTGCGGTGCAAAAGAAGCTGGGCGCCGTCAACGCCGCCGTGTTTGACCTCAACGCGGCCTGCACCGGTTTCGTCTACTCCCTCTCCGTCGCTACCTCGCTGGTGCAGGCTGGCATGATGAAGAAGGTGCTGGTGATTGGCGCCGAGCGCCTCACCTACCTGCTGGACTGGGCACGCCGCGATACCGCCGTACTGTTTGGCGATGGTGCCGGTGCCGTGGTGATAGAGGCAAGCGAGCAGGAGTGTGGCCTGATCGCCAACAAGCTGGGTTGCGACAGCGAAGCGCGGGAGATCCTGCATGTACCGAACTTCGGTACCGACCGGGTGCGTTTTGCCGATATCGATGGCCTGTTCACCTTCAACTTCGAAGGGCCGGAGATCTTCAAACGTGCTGTGCGCGGCATGGGTGAGGCCACCAGCACTGTGCTGGCGCAGGCCGGTATTGCGCCGGAGCAGGTCGACCTGATCGTGCCGCACCAGGCCAATATCCGCATCATCGAGACCCTCGCCAAACGGATGAATGCGCCGATGGAGAAGGTGATGGTCAACATCGAAAACTACGGCAACACCTCCGCCGCTACCGTACCTATCGCCCTGTGCGAAGCGCTGGAGCAGGGGCGCGTCAAGCCGAATTCCTATCTGCTGACTGCCGCCTTCGGTGCCGGCCTGACCTGGGGCGCAGCCATCATCAAGTGGGGCGATCGTGTTACCCCTATCAACAAGTGCGAGGCCGAGTTGCCACCGTGCGACCAGAGCGCACTGGAACTGATTGCTCACGCCGTCGAAGGGTGTCAGAAGGCCCACGCCAACGAGGCCTGATCCTTATCAGGAGCCTGAATCCTCAGGCTCCTTTCTCCCACACCGCTCTCCCTCCCCCTTCGCAACACTTTTCTAACCTGACCTCTTGAGGCTCCGGCAATGCCCACCACATCCTGAGCAGAGAGCCAACTTCGGCGTGATGAGCCTGAGCGCATAAAAAAGTCCGGCGCCCCAAAGGGCGCCGGACTTTTTACTGCAACCGGAGAATCCGGTTCAGGAGGACAGATTACTCTGCGGCAGGCGCTTCGGCAGCAACCGGAGCATCAGCAGCCGGGGCTGCATCAGTCGGAGCGTTCGCTTCCTTGATGGAGAGACGTACGCGGCCCTGACGGTCCACTTCCAGTACCTTCACCTTGACCACGTCACCGATAGTCAGGTGGTCAGCCACGTTCTGAACGCGAGCATCGGTGATCTGGGAGATGTGTACCAGACCATCTTTGCCCGGCAGGATGTTGACGAATGCACCGAAATCGGCCAGACGGACAACTTTACCTTCATAGATGCGGTTCACTTCGATCTCGGCGGTGATGGCCTCAATGCGACGGATCGCTTCCATGGCAGCTTCGTTGGCCACAGCGGAGATACGTACAGTACCGTCATCATCCAACTCGATGTTGGTGCCGGTCTCTTCGGTCAGCGCACGG
Proteins encoded in this region:
- a CDS encoding ketoacyl-ACP synthase III, producing MKYANITGWGKCLPPSVLTNDDLSTIMDTSDEWIYPRTGIKARRISHVSTSDLATLAGRRALACAGLEASDLDGIILATATPDNLLPSAASAVQKKLGAVNAAVFDLNAACTGFVYSLSVATSLVQAGMMKKVLVIGAERLTYLLDWARRDTAVLFGDGAGAVVIEASEQECGLIANKLGCDSEAREILHVPNFGTDRVRFADIDGLFTFNFEGPEIFKRAVRGMGEATSTVLAQAGIAPEQVDLIVPHQANIRIIETLAKRMNAPMEKVMVNIENYGNTSAATVPIALCEALEQGRVKPNSYLLTAAFGAGLTWGAAIIKWGDRVTPINKCEAELPPCDQSALELIAHAVEGCQKAHANEA
- a CDS encoding LysR family transcriptional regulator, encoding MLRANLNLLPTLKVLLETRNISRAAELLHLSQPSISKQLAQLRSEFDDELLVREGQRWLLTPRAELLAAQLADSLGALERLYEAPGFDPSRCERVFRLASSDYVAQHILPDICAALAKEAPLAALEYSLWDKRQLPQLWQSELDLVSTITEQVPDQIRGLHQGEDRLAVLMGRHHPLAGKALSLDDYLAWPHLQVSGGGDKDSPVEQVLAPQGLSRRWFARVPFFQAAVEVLLRTDCLMTTPAHIAWQLSCGHELTFVDLPFATRDQQYHLLWHQRHHQDPAHRWFRELAYPFLRDHLQRTVGESRKLLDLGG